A genomic region of Alligator mississippiensis isolate rAllMis1 chromosome 4, rAllMis1, whole genome shotgun sequence contains the following coding sequences:
- the LOC102568788 gene encoding trypsin-like produces the protein MSGDKQKLGARQVAVPCDYNDDRIVGGNACQKGSVPYQVFLNSGNFCGGVLITEQWVMSAAQCYNSQIQVRLGEHDISVQEQTEQIINAEKIIRHDQYNSESSDNNIMLIKLASPARLNNFVATIPLPTGCPEDGISCLISGWGNTLSSGSNYPDLLHCLWAPILPDIQCNSIYPGQITSNMMCIGFMEGGKDSCQGDTGGPAMCNGELQGIVSWGMGCAQKGYPGVYTKICKYVTWIEDTIANN, from the exons TTGCTGTCCCTTGTGACTACAATGATGACAGGATTGTGGGAGGCAACGCCTGTCAGAAGGGCTCTGTCCCTTACCAAGTGTTCTTGAATTCTGGGAACTTCTGCGGAGGTGTTCTCATCACCGAACAGTGGGTTATGTCGGCTGCTCAGTGCTACAATTC CCAAATCCAGGTAAGGCTGGGGGAGCATGACATCAGCGTGCAGGAACAgactgagcagatcatcaatgCTGAAAAAATCATTCGACATGACCAATACAACTCGGAGAGCTCAGACAACAACATCATGCTGATCAAACTGGCATCCCCAGCCAGACTGAACAATTTTGTTGCGACCATCCCGCTGCCCACAGGCTGTCCAGAAGATGGGATCTCATGCTTAATTTCCGGGTGGGGAAACACCCTTAGCAGTGGCT CCAACTACCCTGATCTTCTCCACTGCCTGTGGGCTCCAATCCTGCCTGACATCCAGTGCAACAGTATTTACCCAGGGCAAATCACCAGCAATATGATGTGCATAGGATTCATGGAAGGTGGCAAAGACTCCTGCCAG GGTGATACTGGTGGCCCAGCCATGTGCAATGGGGAGCTCCAAGGGATCGTGTCCTGGGGGATGGGCTGTGCTCAGAAGGGTTACCCAGGTGTCTACACCAAGATCTGCAAATATGTTACCTGGATTGAGGACACCATCGCCAATAACTGA